The nucleotide window ttgtcgaagatttcctgatgtcttaccagtcagatggtgtgaagtatcctagagatgttatctgatagcactgctgctccaactctgctggggtgcaggccatcagggcggaagaacctaggacgctcccagaaacagttccagttattaacaaagagaagtttatgttctcgacaccacgactgtaaccattcatttagagctaaaagtctactaaacttctcagcccctcgctggtaagtgggaagaggtcctgacactatgatcctcgttgtgggtgatgtgctgcgtaccgtctccaccaggatcctgaaatccctctttaatacctccgtttgtctcagcctggtgtcgttcgttccggcatgaagaacaaccgccTGCCGAACGTTTGGAAGCccattcaagtgaatggaacgtattattaaattataataattattatctaCAGGGAATGTTTCAAAGATGACCACGTGATCTAAGGCATtgaattccatatttttttgttatgcctTTTTCCTTGgcacatcactggaaaactttcttgccttttcaaaaaTGTCTGCtgcagacggagtgcgcatgctcggattgacttctTTTCTGTGCCgcattcttctcatatttagaatggcaatttTATTATGtgattacaattgtgtttctgccgtgttgtttcagtgatttaggtatttctcCAGAAAACTTCCTGTGGCCGATTTTTTGGTGCATCCttataatttatgattggcctcaccTGGGCCGGATTTGCCCAGGTCTGATCTATGGTCATGTGTTCTCCTGGAGTGAAACTCTCAGCACAGTTCTTGTTGAAGCGTGTCCAGATGTAGGAGATTGCAGcaaatttgtctgttttcaccCCTTCTTGTCATCATTCGAAGGTGTTGCGTAACTGAAATGAATCTATCTCGGGGCATTGTCTCTTTGATTACTGGCACCAGAAAGTTTTCTGACCAGCAAACCACACTGGCACCAACGGGACACATGATTGCTCTtacaaacagaattgaaatgaatgcAATCAGTTCATGAATTGCCAAATTCCAGTCCGGCTCTGTTCTGCGGGCTTGATGGACCGTGCACTCCCTAATAGTCTGCAGCATTCCCACGTCTAACAGGCAAAGGAAGCTTTGAAACATGCTTGTAATTTTACGCTGTCCgaagataaacaaatagagaatgGTAAATTTACATGAACCTCACTCTAAAtgagtttatataaatatcatatgtacTATGGCAATGACAAACCTTAGCAGACTCTGTGGGTCCAGCTTGCGCAGTGAAGCACGAGTGATTTGCTACTGCACTGGGCATTCCAGTGTCCTCCTCTACCCACACAGTGCCGTCTTTTGCCGTCTGGCTCAGACAGGGCTTCCCAGTACCACGGTGCATCTTCCGTAAAGGCATGTTGGGTTCTTGTTCCATTTTCTTTTAGGATTCTTCTGAGGAGGTATCAGTGGCCTGCTGGACAAATGAAATCTCTCCTACATCAGAGTCTGCTTCGTCCATTTCCTGAAGCCAGGCCAAAGCCTGTTGCGCGGAGAGGTTCTTCCTGCGTGGCAGTGATACAGAGGCCATCCTGATGTGCGTTCTCAAAAATGCGAAGAAGAAATGATTGTCCCACCTGGGTCTGTCTGCTTTTATGCACAGCACTGTGCTGTAGTCATGCCATGCCACTGCCTTACATACACAGTCACAATGGACAGAATCACGACCAATTGTTAGGAAGATTTCCTATTCagctcaacaaaaaaaaggacaaaatgttaggattttcactatctggtgagcgctgatcaggggattgtactcgccccagcgtgtCGATcaaaacacggtacaggattcagaacactcaactttactgggtatagaactGAGCGTATATGAGGCGATTCTTGCTATcttagctgctgttcagtagtatgcgtgatgcagaatgcatgctgaaaggccactgctgaatggtcagtgctgagtgacaGGTTGCACGATGTAGAATGGCCACTGGTAGTTCACACTGTAGTTCACCATCTCCCTCAGAGTctaatgagttcaggagacccacgagAGCTTGAATTTCGAGGGAGAACAGATGAAAACTGGCTGTATCTCTAGGCTACACTAGAGAcacacagtttaccaagcaaaGACAAGCTGCCTAGGACATTACAAGCTCTAGTGGGTCTCCCGAACTCACTAGGCTCTCTCAGTCtcagtaaacaaatgcaaatgtgccaggcctcacaggtgttgggtggtttgcacaacaaaaaGAGGGGGAGAATCGAGCTGAAGAACTGTGAAAATCTCCGCGGGGGTGACTCACACCTCAGGACGTgcaccagaaaataaaaagtcagtaaTTCTAGTGTTAAACAACAAGCCCATACAGAACCtagatgtgtgtttggggtcttGGTTGCAATTCCACCATGAAGGTCtgactcacacagtctcctctgaagAGTGGATGATGAACTTTGTCTGCTGCTTGAGAATTCTGAGAACATTGATAAAAATCTGGTGATttaattctaataaatgtatcctctgcagcaaaggtagctcttggtcttcctttcctggagCAGTCCTCGTGAGATCCTGTTTCTTCATAGCATTTGATGGCTTTGGAGACTTGTGGATCAattttaaagttcttgagatgtTTGGGATCAACTGAGATTCATTTCTTAGTAATGATgaatcttttctctttccttaagTGAAATATGGATTTGATTTGTACCCtagtcaagtgtgtgtgtgtgtgtctgtgtctgtgtgtatgtgaggtcTCACCCCCCCACAGTGTCCACTGCATGCCGTACTGAGCCTCGAAGCGCTGAGTGAAGAAAAAGTTGAGAACGGAGCCGAGTCGAGAGAAAGCTAGCGTGAGTCCAAACGCTAACGCTAACTCCTTCCCTCTGAACCAGAACGCTGTGATCCGGTTCTGTACAACTGCAGGGGTGAGGAGTACATTACCGTGTGTCAGGCATCTGATCACTGGtactacaagtgtgtgtgtgtgtgtgtgtgtgtgtgtgtgtgtgtgtgtgtgtttacttttcaGAGAGCCGTTCCCGGAGCCGAACAGCAGGCGAACCCGTGAGCATGAGTGGCAGGAGGTACGGACTTGCTTTAAAATGAGACCCGAGAGCAAAGATGGAGGAACCTAACACacacaggaaggagaaaaggaacacgccgactacacacacacacacacacacacacacacacacacacacagaaattagAAATCTCTGACAAGTATCTACAAACAGCTCATAAaccctgtcacacacacacacacacacacacacacacacacacacacacacacacacacacttacaacgGTTTCCCAGTTTGTCGATCAGGAATCTTGCCAAGGATACTGCAttcctgtaaaacacacacacacacacatatacacacacacacacacacacacacaaaacttaaTGCCATCTAGGATCAGTCATTTCTTCTCTGCAGGTCTAAACtccatcagaatcactgacttttactttaattgtatttttagaaatatgtattaaattattccaaaATTCTATtgtcttcatttcatagtgtttccACCAATGTCAGTTTACTCCAAACAGATTTTAGCCATCACGTCACATCACGTGTTGCTGGGGTCAAAGGTATCTGCCTTGGGTTCTGCAGAATCAGCAGTGCAGTGCAGCATCCGGAACTTCAGAATCCAGAACAATGAATCTGtagctttaaccaatcagagttTGAGTTGCGACACCGGGGACATCCAGCAGGCATCCaataacgtcagcatttttcagcggtggacgaagtacacaaaccatgtagttgagttaaagtagagacactcggtaaaatattactgcagtaaaagtacaaacgtttttgcctttaaatgtccTTCAGTATCCAAAGTCCTATGCTGCAGCACGAGCTGAAACAtcttcatgtggatttaataactGGGTgtttattccacaatgactgacagaggggaagaaactgatttggtcacagatacacttacaagcacatttacaaaacagtttcaaacagttgttaagcttttcatgaaccattttcACTTGTGCGTTTTCACAATTAACAACACAACTCGAACTCGAAAACACACAATTCGAATCCCCAGGAAAAGCGcaatgcagtgaaatgcaggaaccccggggtgatgtgatgaggtgaatatcgctGCTTctgatggagatgatgtatgtggaggtgcagttgtggctccagtgaaaggagacgtgttgaattgtgtttctTTGGTTTCTCactttagtgatgatgttcattCTGACTGTACGAGGTTCctttgtgtgatgcagctctgttcTACTTCAAAGGTGGACTGATTCAGGTAGAACATGACTGAAGATTCAGGTGTGAAGAACACGacccggtgtgtgtgtgtgtgtgtgtgtgtgtagactcaCGTCCATGCGTAGATAGCGTACAGCAGGTTGTACTCCTGTGGGGTCATCCCGAGTccttccacacactccacagtcTCATTTACCAGCGTGGAGTTCACACACGTCAGGTTCTACCACAGACAGAGATACTgttaagtgtgtatgtgtgtgtgtgtgtgtgtgtgtgtgtgtgtgtgtgtgtgtgtgtgtgtgtgtgtgtgtgtgtgtaactcacCCCTTGGAACTGCTGCTGTAGGACACTTGGGATGTCGAAGCAGAAGTAGGATCCAAACGTCAGCATGCAGTTAAAGAACAGAACCACAAAGCGGTAataccctacacacacacacacacacacacacacacacacacacacacacacacacacacagactgtgatttgttgtgataCACTACATGCACTACAGAGTGTAGAAAAGAAGGTTAGTGCACTAGAGATCTAATAGAGACACAACTGGGATTAAACTCAGCACTGTAATGAGCGAGTCACGTGATTCTACACTCACAGA belongs to Silurus meridionalis isolate SWU-2019-XX chromosome 4, ASM1480568v1, whole genome shotgun sequence and includes:
- the LOC124384264 gene encoding LOW QUALITY PROTEIN: major facilitator superfamily domain-containing protein 1-like (The sequence of the model RefSeq protein was modified relative to this genomic sequence to represent the inferred CDS: deleted 1 base in 1 codon); this translates as MVPPAEKGYYRFVVLFFNCMLTFGSYFCFDIPSVLQQQFQGNLTCVNSTLVNETVECVEGLGMTPQEYNLLYAIYAWTNAVSLARFLIDKLGNRFGVFLFSFLCVLGSSIFALGSHFKASPYLLPLMLTGRLLFGSGNGSLKIVQNRITAFWFRGKELALAFGLTLAFSRLGSVLNFFFTQRFEAQYGMQWTLWGGTLLCVLGFLSAITVSVLDKVGMKQLGLDGTIQEESRSGNVISPSSLSPQSSPLLLSPHHHNHITILSITTITIITIIFTITTITIIVFNIITTIPIIATINITTITITIITQSPSSLSIL